In the Alteromonas sp. M12 genome, one interval contains:
- the ahcY gene encoding adenosylhomocysteinase — protein MNQENHVMVTGDYKVADNNLADWGRKELTIAESEMPALMKIREKYRASQPLKGANILGCIHMTIQTGVLIETLVDLGANVRWSSCNIFSTQDQAAAAIVAAGVPVYAWKGETEEEYEWCLEQTILKDGQPWDANMVLDDGGDLTQMLHDKYPQVLNNVHGITEETTTGVHRLLEMLEAGTLKVPAINVNDSVTKSKNDNKYGCRHSLNDAIKRAIDHLMAGKKALVIGYGDVGKGSAQSLRQEGMIVRVAEIDPICAMQACMDGFELVSPYIDGNNSGKIEDINTALLSNVDLVVTTTGNVNVCDSNILKSLKSGAVVCNIGHFDNEIDTAFMRKNWRWDEIKPQVHKVFRSDDEQDHLLLLSEGRLVNLGNATGHPSRIMDGSFANQVLAQILLFEQGYANLDDVKKAELLRVEVLPKHLDEEVARYMVEGFGGVITKLTRQQADYINVPLHGPFKTDAYRY, from the coding sequence ATGAATCAAGAAAATCATGTCATGGTCACCGGCGATTATAAAGTCGCCGACAACAATCTAGCTGATTGGGGACGTAAAGAACTCACTATTGCAGAAAGTGAAATGCCTGCACTGATGAAGATTCGTGAAAAGTATCGTGCTTCACAACCGTTGAAAGGAGCCAATATTCTAGGTTGTATTCACATGACGATTCAAACCGGTGTATTAATCGAAACCTTAGTAGATTTAGGCGCGAATGTCCGTTGGTCTTCATGCAATATATTTTCTACTCAAGATCAAGCTGCCGCAGCAATTGTAGCTGCTGGAGTGCCAGTTTATGCTTGGAAAGGTGAAACCGAAGAAGAATACGAATGGTGTCTTGAGCAAACCATATTAAAAGATGGTCAGCCATGGGATGCTAATATGGTTTTAGATGACGGCGGCGATCTCACACAAATGCTGCATGACAAATACCCTCAGGTGCTAAACAATGTGCACGGCATCACTGAAGAAACCACTACAGGTGTGCACCGTCTATTAGAAATGTTAGAAGCTGGCACGCTCAAAGTGCCTGCTATAAACGTAAATGATTCAGTAACCAAATCCAAAAATGATAATAAATACGGCTGTCGTCATAGTCTCAATGATGCCATAAAACGTGCAATCGACCATTTGATGGCCGGTAAAAAAGCACTGGTAATCGGCTATGGTGACGTTGGAAAAGGCTCTGCCCAGTCACTCCGTCAAGAGGGTATGATAGTGCGCGTTGCGGAAATTGACCCGATTTGTGCAATGCAAGCCTGCATGGACGGTTTTGAGTTAGTCTCACCCTATATTGATGGCAACAATAGTGGCAAGATCGAAGACATCAACACAGCCTTATTGAGTAATGTAGATTTAGTGGTAACTACCACTGGCAACGTCAACGTATGTGATTCAAATATTCTTAAATCTTTAAAATCCGGCGCTGTGGTATGTAATATTGGTCATTTTGACAATGAAATCGATACCGCTTTTATGCGTAAAAATTGGCGCTGGGACGAAATTAAACCTCAGGTTCATAAAGTCTTTAGAAGTGATGATGAACAAGATCATTTGTTATTACTATCCGAAGGCAGATTAGTCAATTTAGGTAATGCGACTGGGCATCCATCACGTATTATGGACGGCTCTTTTGCGAACCAAGTTTTAGCCCAAATCCTGTTGTTCGAGCAAGGTTATGCCAATCTTGATGATGTGAAAAAGGCCGAATTGCTGCGAGTAGAAGTGCTGCCAAAACATCTTGATGAAGAAGTTGCTCGTTATATGGTGGAAGGTTTCGGTGGCGTGATCACCAAATTAACCCGGCAACAAGCAGATTATATCAATGTACCTCTGCATGGTCCTTTCAAAACCGATGCCTATCGCTATTAA